A single Saccharolobus shibatae B12 DNA region contains:
- a CDS encoding ferredoxin family protein — protein MMDLLKRLSLNKYNVDRTTHIEVNTDICLTCKDKPCTKVCPAGTYEPSPDGRIIVHYERCLECGAALVACPYGAIKFHFPEGGISYKYG, from the coding sequence ATGATGGATCTCCTAAAGAGATTATCATTAAACAAGTATAATGTAGATAGAACCACTCATATAGAAGTAAATACTGACATCTGCCTAACCTGTAAAGATAAGCCTTGCACTAAAGTTTGCCCTGCTGGAACCTATGAACCTTCCCCAGATGGGAGAATTATAGTGCATTATGAGAGATGCTTAGAATGCGGTGCCGCATTGGTTGCATGTCCCTATGGTGCCATAAAGTTCCACTTTCCAGAAGGAGGTATAAGCTATAAATATGGATAG
- a CDS encoding FAD-dependent oxidoreductase → MSFDADVIIVGGGLAGLSAAITANREGLSTIVLERGEYSGSKNVSGGRMYVHVLSQLFPDALERAPLERPVTKETYEIYCEEGKKVTFSFQHKTKNSYTVLRAKFDQWLAKEGENEGVLISYSTLVTNARRESDYVVIETNRGELKAPLVIDAGGVTAPISRFLGIKKLEPKTLMLGVKEVLDIKPDMPEDEGEARTIMGLIGNLKGGGFVYTNKDTLSVGVTIKVESLYNSSIPSHEIVERFRESLGLNGNILEYSAHLIPYYGYDKIGKIHDKNLILVGDAAGFLINDGFNIRGMDLAIGSGIIAGKAAKKIKELNDYSRTDIYYEMLKESFVLRDMKTALRSFSVLSEEEIFTKYPKVICNVLSKLFTVTRDGKERPINVLLQESKSENVNTTKMLTDIMRLFI, encoded by the coding sequence GTGAGCTTCGACGCTGATGTTATAATTGTTGGGGGAGGATTAGCTGGACTTTCTGCGGCAATTACTGCTAATAGAGAAGGGCTCTCAACAATTGTGTTAGAAAGGGGAGAATATTCTGGAAGTAAGAACGTTTCTGGAGGAAGAATGTACGTCCACGTATTATCACAACTATTTCCAGATGCCTTAGAGAGAGCACCCTTAGAAAGACCGGTAACTAAAGAAACGTATGAGATTTATTGTGAGGAAGGAAAGAAGGTCACTTTTTCATTCCAACATAAAACTAAAAATAGTTATACTGTGTTAAGGGCTAAGTTTGATCAATGGTTGGCTAAAGAAGGTGAAAATGAGGGAGTATTGATCTCTTATTCTACGCTCGTAACTAATGCTAGAAGGGAAAGCGATTACGTGGTAATAGAGACAAATAGAGGTGAACTTAAGGCACCTCTGGTCATAGATGCTGGTGGAGTAACCGCTCCAATATCCAGATTCTTAGGGATTAAAAAACTAGAACCCAAAACATTAATGTTAGGAGTTAAAGAGGTATTGGATATTAAACCAGATATGCCAGAAGATGAGGGTGAGGCTAGAACTATAATGGGATTGATAGGAAATTTGAAAGGAGGAGGTTTCGTTTACACAAATAAAGATACATTGTCCGTAGGTGTTACAATAAAAGTTGAATCGTTATATAATTCTAGCATACCATCACATGAAATCGTGGAAAGATTTAGGGAATCGCTAGGCTTAAACGGGAATATCTTAGAGTATTCCGCCCATTTAATTCCATATTACGGTTATGATAAGATAGGTAAGATTCACGATAAGAATTTAATCTTAGTAGGTGATGCGGCTGGATTTCTAATAAATGATGGATTCAACATTAGAGGAATGGATTTGGCAATAGGTTCTGGAATTATTGCTGGAAAGGCTGCCAAGAAGATCAAGGAACTTAATGATTACAGTAGAACTGACATCTATTACGAGATGCTCAAAGAATCATTTGTACTAAGGGATATGAAAACTGCTTTAAGGTCTTTTAGTGTGTTAAGTGAGGAGGAGATTTTCACTAAATACCCTAAGGTTATTTGCAATGTTCTAAGCAAGTTATTTACAGTAACAAGGGATGGAAAGGAGAGGCCAATTAACGTTTTGCTTCAGGAAAGTAAAAGCGAAAACGTAAATACTACGAAGATGTTAACTGATATTATGAGGTTGTTTATATGA
- a CDS encoding aldo/keto reductase, translating into MENVKKFKYFTVSSLAFGTWRIGGGYWYASHDRDNEWVSAIRKAIELGIRLIDTAEMYGNGHAEELVGEAIKGFNRDELFIVSKVWPSHADYDNVIKSAKNSSKRLGTYIDLYLLHSPSRVPICKTISAFEKLVDDGVIRYFGLSNFDVDQIERARECVSKYEIVAIQNHYSLLNRDDERKALAYAEKNGLMYMAYTPLENGILARNEFLASIGKKYNKTTIQVALNWYITGRNSLIPIVKASKIPHVEEDAGAMGWRLSEEDWREIDEHFREKSYFLDKFVSSLKSIRPWSS; encoded by the coding sequence ATGGAGAACGTTAAGAAATTTAAATACTTTACCGTATCGTCACTGGCTTTTGGAACCTGGAGAATTGGAGGAGGTTATTGGTACGCTTCTCATGATAGAGATAACGAGTGGGTGAGCGCGATTCGTAAGGCGATTGAGCTAGGAATAAGGCTCATTGATACTGCCGAAATGTATGGAAATGGCCACGCTGAGGAATTAGTAGGTGAGGCAATTAAGGGGTTTAATAGAGATGAGCTGTTTATAGTCTCCAAGGTTTGGCCTAGCCATGCTGATTATGATAATGTGATAAAGTCAGCTAAAAATAGTTCTAAAAGGCTAGGCACATACATCGACCTCTATTTACTTCACTCGCCTTCAAGAGTACCCATTTGCAAGACCATAAGTGCATTTGAGAAGTTAGTTGATGATGGTGTAATAAGGTATTTTGGCCTAAGCAATTTCGATGTAGATCAAATTGAGAGAGCTAGAGAGTGTGTTAGTAAATACGAGATTGTGGCAATTCAGAATCATTATAGCCTGCTAAATAGGGATGATGAGAGGAAGGCTTTAGCTTATGCAGAGAAAAATGGATTGATGTACATGGCATATACTCCATTGGAAAATGGAATATTGGCGAGAAACGAGTTCTTAGCAAGTATAGGTAAGAAGTACAATAAGACTACTATTCAGGTAGCCTTAAACTGGTATATCACTGGTAGAAATAGTTTAATACCAATAGTTAAGGCTTCCAAAATACCCCACGTTGAAGAAGATGCTGGTGCAATGGGTTGGAGATTGTCGGAAGAAGATTGGAGGGAAATAGATGAGCATTTTAGAGAGAAGAGTTACTTTTTAGATAAATTCGTCTCGTCTCTGAAATCGATAAGACCTTGGTCTAGTTAA
- a CDS encoding thiamine pyrophosphate-binding protein yields the protein MGKTTSELLIEAISSQVTDVFGIPGTHGLSLYEELRKRVSNGEIRYYMPRLEYGGAIMTDYYARLKGNVGVFMSVNGPGFTNSLTGLVEAYSEGSPLVLISLNKEFKYRHRKQLHDSGYYDLQLEMARQATKASFRIYSPEDVPIIMERAFRIALEDKMGPVYIEVPVDLLEEKSNIEDYKASKRIHRTLVYPTKEEIREALNFLSECSKPILLLGYGASRSNIISYIDKLGIPVLTTIRGKGSIPENHPLYAGTIFNLSEIPGDCLIAIGTSFNDLETSRWSIKLPRKILHVDPDVNVFNTSFNAEVTIKASAEAFLEEIVEKVNLPKWSYEVDEKTNIESSSSGITHDYLAKVLDETLSEDRVIIADAGTNQVMAMDIKVYRSNSYFNSLIFNAMGSAIPAGIGAKIASPERQIVSIIGDLGFQGCLNELITAVQYKVNFLTVLVEDGVQHFLRLNQKMRYGNTFATDVFQIDYTKVMEGIGVNVIEVKDREDLKKSAEEAVGLSLKSPTVLRVHVSPNSIPSRLLMKR from the coding sequence ATGGGCAAAACAACATCTGAGCTTCTAATTGAAGCCATTTCCTCACAAGTAACTGACGTATTTGGAATACCAGGGACCCATGGTTTATCGTTATATGAGGAGCTCAGAAAGAGGGTAAGTAACGGGGAGATAAGATATTACATGCCCAGATTAGAGTATGGAGGAGCTATTATGACAGATTATTACGCTAGATTAAAGGGAAATGTTGGAGTCTTCATGTCAGTTAATGGTCCGGGCTTTACTAATTCCTTGACTGGTTTAGTTGAGGCTTATTCTGAAGGCTCACCCCTTGTACTAATCTCCCTCAATAAGGAATTTAAATATAGGCATAGGAAGCAACTCCACGATTCTGGGTATTATGACTTACAATTAGAAATGGCCAGACAAGCGACAAAGGCCTCTTTTAGAATTTACTCCCCAGAAGACGTTCCAATTATAATGGAGCGAGCTTTTAGAATAGCCCTAGAAGACAAGATGGGACCAGTTTACATTGAAGTTCCGGTTGATCTACTAGAAGAAAAGAGTAATATTGAAGATTATAAAGCTAGTAAGAGGATTCATAGAACATTAGTTTACCCTACAAAAGAGGAAATAAGGGAAGCATTAAATTTCCTAAGCGAATGCTCGAAACCAATTCTACTTTTAGGTTATGGTGCATCAAGATCGAACATCATAAGTTACATTGACAAGTTGGGAATTCCAGTGTTGACTACCATTAGAGGGAAAGGGAGTATTCCGGAAAATCATCCTTTATATGCTGGAACAATATTTAACCTTAGTGAAATACCCGGAGATTGCCTCATAGCAATAGGGACGTCATTTAACGATCTCGAAACTAGTAGATGGAGTATTAAATTGCCGAGAAAGATACTCCACGTGGATCCAGACGTAAATGTATTTAACACCTCCTTTAATGCAGAAGTTACCATAAAGGCTAGTGCTGAAGCTTTTCTAGAAGAGATAGTTGAGAAGGTAAATTTGCCCAAATGGAGTTATGAAGTAGATGAAAAAACCAATATAGAAAGTAGTAGCAGCGGAATAACTCATGACTACTTAGCCAAGGTTTTAGATGAGACGTTAAGTGAGGACAGAGTTATAATTGCTGACGCAGGTACCAATCAGGTTATGGCAATGGATATAAAAGTATATAGGTCTAATTCGTACTTTAATTCCCTTATCTTTAACGCGATGGGATCAGCCATTCCAGCTGGCATAGGAGCCAAAATTGCGTCTCCAGAGAGGCAAATAGTAAGTATTATAGGAGATCTAGGGTTTCAAGGGTGTTTAAACGAGTTAATTACAGCAGTCCAATATAAGGTTAACTTCTTAACAGTATTAGTAGAGGATGGCGTACAGCATTTTCTAAGATTAAATCAGAAAATGAGATATGGGAATACCTTCGCAACTGATGTGTTTCAAATTGATTACACTAAGGTTATGGAGGGAATTGGGGTTAACGTAATTGAGGTAAAGGATAGGGAAGATCTTAAGAAAAGTGCAGAAGAAGCTGTTGGATTATCTCTTAAGAGTCCAACAGTTCTAAGAGTCCACGTTAGCCCTAATAGTATACCTTCTAGATTGTTAATGAAAAGATAG
- a CDS encoding universal stress protein, whose product MKRILVGYDGSENAERALDFAIELASKFSARLFVVEVIDLTLFYNSGVLPPLEATKSLEEKAKKDVKKAIEKAKSKGVDAEGITLEGDPAHSILEFAKDNQVDVIVIGSRGLSKVQRIFLGSVSNKIVQESKIPVIVVK is encoded by the coding sequence ATGAAGAGAATCCTTGTTGGCTATGACGGTTCGGAAAACGCTGAGAGAGCATTAGATTTCGCAATAGAATTGGCTAGTAAATTTTCCGCTAGGCTATTTGTAGTAGAAGTTATAGACCTTACATTGTTTTATAATTCAGGAGTATTACCTCCACTAGAAGCTACTAAAAGCTTAGAAGAGAAAGCTAAGAAGGATGTTAAAAAAGCAATAGAAAAGGCTAAAAGCAAGGGTGTTGATGCAGAGGGTATTACTTTAGAGGGGGATCCAGCGCATTCTATTCTAGAGTTTGCTAAGGATAACCAAGTCGATGTAATAGTAATTGGGAGTAGAGGTTTATCAAAGGTTCAACGAATATTCCTAGGGAGTGTATCGAATAAAATTGTCCAAGAATCCAAGATTCCCGTAATTGTAGTTAAGTAA
- a CDS encoding fumarylacetoacetate hydrolase family protein has translation MVKIVLFSPTPNDFKRVGVYENGKIIDLVKAYELLYDAKPPNWFYDTKGLIEGGDGAMLMIKTVLDTLRGSEDKVSYDPEKIFYYPPITNPEKIFLLAVNYKAHGKETNNEPPKEPYIFTKFSNALIGHNQPILYPKASNKVDYEVELAVIIGKKGKYIRKERASDYVFGYTVFNDISYRDKQFPSEMPYGMRWVHGKGMDTGAPMGPWIVTKDEIPNPYELRLTLRVNGEVKQDAYAEDMIFKIDEIIEYLSNGITLKPGDVISTGTPPGVGLATGKFLKPGDVIEAEISKIGVLRNYLVKEE, from the coding sequence ATGGTTAAGATAGTACTATTTTCTCCAACTCCTAATGATTTTAAGAGAGTTGGTGTATATGAAAATGGTAAGATCATTGACCTTGTAAAGGCTTACGAATTATTGTACGACGCTAAGCCCCCAAATTGGTTTTACGATACTAAGGGTTTAATTGAAGGTGGAGATGGAGCGATGTTAATGATAAAAACTGTTTTGGACACTTTAAGGGGTAGTGAAGATAAAGTGTCTTATGACCCAGAGAAGATCTTCTATTACCCGCCAATTACAAATCCAGAGAAGATCTTCCTATTAGCCGTTAATTACAAGGCTCATGGTAAGGAGACTAACAATGAGCCACCTAAGGAACCTTACATATTTACCAAGTTCTCAAATGCGTTAATTGGCCACAATCAACCAATATTATATCCAAAGGCTTCAAATAAGGTTGACTACGAGGTTGAGCTTGCAGTTATAATTGGGAAAAAAGGGAAGTATATAAGAAAAGAAAGAGCCTCTGATTACGTATTTGGTTACACAGTATTTAATGATATTAGTTATAGGGATAAACAATTTCCATCAGAAATGCCCTACGGTATGAGATGGGTTCACGGTAAAGGTATGGACACTGGAGCTCCAATGGGGCCATGGATAGTTACCAAAGACGAAATACCGAACCCCTATGAATTGAGATTAACTTTAAGGGTTAACGGCGAGGTTAAGCAGGATGCTTACGCTGAGGATATGATATTCAAGATTGACGAAATAATTGAGTACTTATCAAATGGTATAACACTTAAGCCTGGAGATGTAATATCAACTGGAACTCCTCCCGGAGTCGGATTAGCTACGGGTAAATTTTTGAAACCTGGCGATGTGATTGAAGCTGAGATAAGTAAGATAGGTGTCTTGAGGAATTATTTAGTAAAAGAGGAATAA
- a CDS encoding NAD(P)/FAD-dependent oxidoreductase: MPLKTFDTIIVGAGIAGLSAALYSSRQKLSTLVLSKDLGGQLTLTDLIENYPGVESTGGLSLAQKIEKQAKKFGAEFIYGEEVKEIVQESDVFIIKGIKGEYAGRAIILAFGKTPREINVPGEQEFKGKGVSYCAICDAAFFKGKPAAVVGEGEPGIEAIELLSNYANPAYYITSSSYLAGEEEIVKNVLNKPNVKIFTSSKVLEIRGNSKVEEIVIKKGYETMSLGVNGVIIEMGYVLKTEFLKGFVELNEKGEIVVDELGRTSREGVFAAGDVTQTPYKQAVVAAAEGVKAALSAYNYIRSKKGLPPVNVDWKAEKKKVSFRL, translated from the coding sequence TCTAGACAAAAACTATCAACGTTAGTACTATCAAAAGATCTAGGTGGGCAATTAACGTTAACAGATTTAATAGAGAACTATCCCGGAGTAGAGTCAACTGGAGGATTAAGTCTGGCACAAAAGATTGAGAAACAAGCTAAGAAGTTCGGCGCGGAATTCATTTATGGAGAAGAGGTTAAGGAGATAGTGCAAGAGTCTGACGTATTCATAATAAAGGGAATTAAAGGTGAATACGCTGGAAGAGCTATAATTTTAGCGTTTGGTAAAACGCCTAGGGAAATTAACGTCCCTGGAGAGCAAGAGTTTAAAGGAAAAGGAGTATCATATTGTGCAATATGTGATGCTGCATTCTTCAAGGGTAAGCCAGCAGCTGTAGTAGGCGAAGGCGAGCCCGGGATAGAAGCTATAGAGTTATTGTCTAATTACGCAAATCCAGCATATTATATTACCTCATCGTCTTATCTGGCGGGTGAGGAGGAGATCGTGAAGAACGTGTTGAATAAACCTAACGTTAAAATATTTACGTCCTCAAAAGTTTTAGAAATAAGAGGGAACAGTAAGGTTGAGGAGATTGTGATAAAGAAGGGATATGAGACAATGTCGTTGGGGGTCAATGGTGTTATAATTGAAATGGGTTATGTTCTGAAAACTGAGTTCCTAAAAGGCTTTGTTGAGTTAAATGAAAAAGGCGAGATAGTTGTCGATGAATTAGGAAGAACAAGTAGAGAGGGAGTATTTGCAGCTGGGGACGTTACTCAAACGCCGTATAAGCAAGCCGTTGTAGCTGCTGCAGAGGGAGTTAAGGCTGCATTATCAGCCTATAATTATATTAGAAGTAAGAAGGGTCTCCCACCAGTTAACGTAGATTGGAAAGCTGAAAAGAAGAAGGTTAGCTTCAGGCTCTAA
- a CDS encoding thiamine pyrophosphate-dependent dehydrogenase E1 component subunit alpha codes for MIIKPEPSLKDLSYLIESSGLKPSDLLTMYRRMLTIRYFEETIRKIYHEGKNPFSMASGIIRGEMHLSIGQEAVAVGTLYQVRDEDVVVSTHRPHHHAIAKGVDLNRLAAEILGKVTGLCRGKGGHMHLFDKVKSFACSGIVGASFPQAAGAAFAFKYSGKDNVAIAFAGEGAANHGTFAETLNIASAWELPLILVIEDNKYADSTPKSLVMSTTFHYQRGLAYNVPSYLVDGMDVIDVYSTATKAIERARKGFGPTLIEALTYRYVGHFEGDGEEYRTKEEVEMWSSLDPIRRLENRILRLNYADNEILAKLREEARKQVQDAIDFALRSPYPDPNEALRGVFA; via the coding sequence ATGATAATAAAACCAGAACCCTCATTAAAGGACTTATCATATCTAATAGAAAGTTCTGGGCTGAAACCGAGTGATCTACTCACTATGTATAGGAGAATGTTAACTATAAGGTATTTCGAGGAAACAATAAGGAAAATATATCATGAGGGGAAGAATCCCTTCAGTATGGCTTCTGGTATAATTAGAGGAGAAATGCACTTATCCATAGGTCAAGAGGCAGTAGCTGTAGGCACGTTATATCAAGTTAGGGATGAAGACGTGGTTGTAAGTACTCATAGACCTCATCATCATGCTATTGCGAAGGGCGTGGATTTAAATAGGCTAGCAGCTGAGATCTTAGGTAAGGTAACTGGACTTTGTAGAGGAAAAGGAGGACACATGCACCTATTCGATAAGGTTAAGAGCTTCGCTTGTAGTGGTATTGTAGGGGCATCTTTTCCTCAAGCTGCTGGTGCAGCTTTCGCATTTAAATATTCTGGCAAGGATAACGTAGCTATAGCGTTTGCAGGTGAAGGAGCAGCAAATCACGGCACTTTCGCTGAAACGTTAAATATAGCAAGTGCATGGGAACTACCATTAATATTAGTTATAGAAGACAATAAATACGCTGATTCCACACCTAAATCTTTGGTAATGTCAACTACCTTTCACTATCAAAGAGGATTGGCATATAACGTTCCGTCATATCTAGTTGATGGAATGGACGTAATAGACGTCTATTCCACTGCAACGAAGGCGATTGAAAGGGCTAGAAAGGGTTTCGGGCCTACATTAATAGAAGCTCTGACATATAGATATGTGGGGCATTTTGAGGGAGATGGCGAGGAATATAGAACTAAAGAGGAAGTCGAGATGTGGAGTTCACTAGATCCCATAAGGAGATTGGAGAACCGAATATTACGTTTAAACTATGCAGATAACGAAATCCTAGCTAAATTAAGAGAAGAGGCTAGAAAGCAAGTTCAAGATGCAATAGATTTCGCCCTCAGAAGTCCCTATCCAGACCCTAATGAGGCATTAAGGGGTGTCTTCGCATGA
- a CDS encoding glycosyltransferase family 4 protein: MDLLIVNHRDLRHNKAGGAEQVIYEVSRRLVKKGVSVTWLSEEVKGLPKEEEIENIRIMRRGNSLTLHLYAPVEARKHEIVIDSVAHAVPFYSYLVNKNAIALVHHVHQDVVKYELNPIMARTVAFYERSVGNYKNIIAVSNTTKRDLVERLKVREDKIEVIHNGIDHSVYKPGKKSSEPTILWIGRLKKYKNPLDAIEIAKRVKAKLIMAGGGDLEKEVIEKIKNVNGEYLGRVSEEDKIRLYQSAWIVIVTSFIEGWSMVTIEANACGTPVVAYDKGSLPEIIRNGVNGYIVEYKNIERMSKIINELIGNEERIKELWKSSYQESLNYNWDKSSEKYYNYLIRKASD; encoded by the coding sequence GTGGATTTGTTAATAGTTAATCATAGGGACTTAAGGCATAATAAAGCTGGAGGAGCCGAACAAGTAATTTACGAGGTATCTAGAAGATTAGTAAAGAAAGGAGTTAGTGTAACGTGGCTTTCCGAAGAGGTAAAGGGGTTACCCAAGGAAGAGGAGATTGAAAATATTAGAATAATGAGGAGGGGAAATTCACTCACCTTACACCTTTATGCGCCAGTAGAAGCGAGGAAACATGAGATTGTCATTGATAGTGTAGCCCACGCTGTACCATTCTATTCTTACCTAGTAAATAAGAACGCAATTGCATTGGTACATCACGTTCATCAAGATGTAGTGAAATACGAGTTAAACCCAATAATGGCTAGGACTGTAGCCTTTTACGAGAGGAGTGTAGGTAATTATAAGAATATTATTGCAGTTTCCAACACTACCAAAAGGGATTTAGTGGAGAGGTTGAAGGTCAGAGAGGATAAGATAGAGGTTATCCATAACGGAATTGACCATAGCGTTTACAAGCCCGGCAAGAAGTCAAGTGAGCCAACAATTCTTTGGATAGGAAGACTAAAGAAATATAAGAATCCGTTAGATGCCATAGAGATCGCTAAGAGAGTTAAGGCCAAGCTGATTATGGCCGGGGGAGGAGATCTGGAAAAAGAGGTAATCGAGAAAATAAAGAATGTTAACGGTGAATATCTTGGGAGAGTTAGTGAAGAAGATAAGATAAGACTATACCAGTCAGCGTGGATTGTAATAGTAACTTCATTCATTGAGGGTTGGAGCATGGTTACGATTGAGGCTAATGCATGCGGAACCCCAGTAGTTGCCTATGATAAAGGATCCCTGCCTGAAATCATAAGGAATGGTGTGAATGGGTATATAGTGGAATATAAGAATATTGAGAGAATGAGCAAGATAATAAATGAGTTAATAGGAAATGAGGAACGGATTAAGGAACTATGGAAAAGCAGCTATCAAGAATCTTTAAACTACAACTGGGACAAGAGTTCTGAGAAATATTACAATTACTTGATTCGTAAAGCATCAGATTAA
- a CDS encoding amidohydrolase family protein — translation MITIRNARLLDGRIVDIGIEDERISCLGECRGNDELIDAEKKLVIPPYFNMHFHLDSAFTKAVNRSGTLWEGIRIWQDMRNKISEDEVIRNALTAVKLFVAYGTLWIRTHVDITERSFKLLRAINRVKEESKDIVDIQITAFPQDGIFTEKGNDELLRKALENGVDNVGLIPHNEISREDGFRSIKFAFELAKDYNKDVDGHVDETDDPNSRYLEVLVKETIENKWEGRVTAGHVTAMHSWDSAYRFRILPYVAKAGITVIPNPLINVVLQGRFDGYPKRRGMAPIKEMLNANVNVALGHDCIMDPWYPLGIGNMLQVLFMAIHLDQMMGFEELISSINLITFNGAKAWRVKNYGIKIGNEADLLVTDADDVIDLIRFMSPPRFVIRKGKVIAKEGKYVLFKGKWEKLTSSTS, via the coding sequence ATGATTACGATAAGGAATGCGAGACTATTAGACGGAAGGATTGTAGATATTGGAATAGAAGATGAGAGGATATCTTGCCTAGGTGAATGCAGAGGTAATGACGAATTAATAGACGCTGAAAAGAAATTAGTAATCCCACCATACTTTAACATGCACTTCCATTTGGACAGCGCTTTTACCAAAGCTGTGAATAGGAGTGGAACACTATGGGAAGGAATAAGGATATGGCAAGATATGAGGAATAAGATAAGCGAAGATGAAGTAATTAGAAATGCATTAACTGCAGTAAAGCTATTCGTAGCATACGGTACTCTTTGGATAAGGACACACGTTGATATTACTGAAAGATCCTTCAAACTATTGAGGGCAATTAATAGGGTTAAGGAGGAAAGTAAGGATATTGTAGATATTCAGATTACTGCATTCCCTCAAGATGGCATATTTACAGAGAAGGGCAATGACGAACTTCTTAGAAAAGCGTTAGAAAATGGTGTAGATAATGTTGGATTAATTCCTCATAATGAGATTAGTAGAGAGGATGGGTTTAGGTCAATTAAATTCGCATTTGAATTAGCTAAGGATTACAATAAGGATGTTGACGGGCATGTTGATGAGACTGACGATCCCAATTCAAGGTATTTGGAAGTTTTAGTAAAGGAAACCATCGAGAACAAATGGGAAGGGAGAGTTACCGCTGGTCACGTTACTGCAATGCACAGTTGGGATTCAGCATACAGGTTTAGGATATTGCCATATGTAGCTAAAGCCGGAATAACTGTTATACCAAATCCTTTGATAAATGTCGTTCTTCAAGGTAGATTTGACGGATATCCTAAAAGGAGAGGAATGGCTCCCATAAAGGAAATGCTAAACGCCAATGTTAATGTGGCATTGGGTCACGATTGCATAATGGATCCTTGGTATCCTTTAGGAATAGGAAATATGTTGCAAGTTCTCTTTATGGCTATTCATTTGGATCAAATGATGGGTTTTGAAGAGTTAATTTCCTCAATTAATTTGATAACTTTTAACGGGGCTAAGGCATGGAGAGTTAAAAATTATGGGATTAAAATTGGGAATGAGGCAGACTTGCTAGTAACTGATGCTGATGACGTCATAGATTTAATTCGTTTCATGTCGCCTCCTAGATTTGTGATAAGGAAAGGAAAGGTGATAGCTAAGGAGGGCAAATACGTTTTATTCAAAGGCAAGTGGGAAAAGCTGACTTCCTCCACGTCCTGA
- a CDS encoding mechanosensitive ion channel family protein, whose amino-acid sequence MALNERKVIAIILTVILAGIAIGGGIFVLSSVFKIIPGDYLLYIYAGIWFIVSVIVSYFIGSLIRNRLGNVIGYDNASSVSFVVRLIGYIIALVGFFVLVRVSLGAALAAGGFAGLVLGLASQDVLSNIFGGIMLVISRPYKVGDRVTISTWQYGLIAPTYPPKFFSNDFLIPGYTGTVTDISLLYTTIFTDDQVPVKIPNSIMIQAAIFLHNREERRKVRTKYEVSKDIDPDVLTNVLKEKIKKLDFVIEEPSIKVLETTLNTYILAIDTICKTIYEEPSRSEILKVVMRTVRELQTKTASSSGNNNR is encoded by the coding sequence ATGGCTTTAAACGAGAGAAAAGTGATAGCAATTATCTTAACTGTGATATTAGCCGGAATAGCGATTGGTGGAGGAATTTTCGTATTATCCAGCGTATTTAAAATAATTCCAGGTGATTATCTACTCTATATTTATGCTGGAATTTGGTTTATAGTATCAGTTATCGTTTCATACTTCATAGGATCTCTCATAAGGAATAGGTTAGGAAATGTGATAGGGTACGATAATGCTAGTAGTGTTTCGTTTGTAGTTAGACTTATTGGGTATATCATAGCCTTGGTAGGATTCTTTGTATTAGTGAGAGTGAGTTTAGGGGCAGCATTAGCAGCAGGCGGTTTCGCTGGATTGGTTTTAGGCTTAGCTTCACAAGATGTGCTTAGTAACATATTCGGTGGGATAATGCTAGTAATTTCTAGACCGTATAAGGTAGGAGATAGAGTGACAATATCAACGTGGCAGTATGGTCTAATAGCCCCGACTTATCCTCCAAAGTTCTTCTCCAATGATTTCTTGATCCCAGGATATACTGGTACAGTCACGGACATATCCTTGCTTTATACTACAATATTTACTGATGATCAGGTTCCAGTAAAAATACCAAATAGTATAATGATTCAAGCTGCAATCTTCCTTCATAACAGAGAGGAAAGAAGGAAGGTTAGAACTAAGTATGAAGTTTCCAAGGATATAGATCCTGATGTTCTAACAAACGTCCTTAAGGAAAAGATAAAAAAATTAGATTTCGTAATAGAAGAACCTTCAATTAAAGTTCTAGAAACTACATTAAATACATACATATTAGCAATCGATACGATATGTAAAACCATATACGAAGAACCCTCAAGAAGCGAAATATTGAAAGTTGTTATGAGGACAGTTAGAGAACTTCAAACTAAGACCGCATCTAGTAGTGGCAACAATAATAGATAA